Below is a window of Pseudoalteromonas undina DNA.
TCGCCAGATGGAAAAAACTTTATGCCAGGCTCTGTTCTTCGCACAACGTCAGATTTCTTTAGTGACCAACGTGCGGGTAGCACCTTACCTCATCAAGAAAACCAAAAGGTCACTGAAAAAGTACCGCTCGTTGATTCAACTGAAAAAAGCGAACAAAACATAGCGTCTGGCACATTTGAAAATGCTGAGGAATTTGTAAGCACCGTGTGGGAACACGCAAAAACAGCGGCTAAAAAAATTGGTTTAAATCCGGCGGTTATGGTCGCACAAGCAGCATTAGAAACTGGCTGGGGTAAACATATTATTAGTAAAGGTGATGGTAATAGCTCAAACAATTTATTCAATATTAAGTCAGATAAAAGTTGGCAGGGTGAAAAGGCCAGTAAAGTCACTTTAGAGTTTGAGCAAGGTGCTGCAGTTAAAAAGCAAGCAAGCTTTAGAGCGTATGATTCGATAAAAGATAGCGTGAATGATTTTGTGGATTTTTTAACACAGAACCCGCGCTATCAAGATGCATTAAACAATACGGCAAAGCCGCATAAATTTTTAGACTCTTTACAGCAAGCTGGTTATGCAACCGATCCTAACTATGCAGACAAAATAAAAAGAGTGCTGAACAGTAACGAATTGAAGAATATCGCCACAAGCGTGATCCGCCAGGGAGTAGAGTAACATGTCGTTTAATTTATTAAATATTGCTAATTCAGGAATAAGAGCAAACTCTGAGTTATTGCAAACGACAAGTAAAAACATTGCAAACGTTAATACCGAAGGGTATGTACGTGAGCGCACCGAATTTACCACCATGATTGATAATCAGGTAGGCCGTGGTCAAACGTATCGTTTATTGAATGAGTTTGCGCAAAAGCAATTAAACCGAGATACTTCAAATAAAAGTTTTTTTGATCAATTTGTTAGTGAAGCGAGTCGGGTTGATCAAATTTTTTCAGAAAAATCAAACAGCTTATCAACTAGTATCAACTCAATGTTTAATAACGTGCAAGAAGCTCTTAATCAACCTTCATCAACAGTTGCTCGTTCGTTGGTGATGAGTGATGCGCAAAACCTGATTGATCAAATGGATCGGCTTGCAGGTATCGTTTCAGAGCAAAAAGCGGTGGTTAATGAGCAATTAGAGATTTTTTCAGAAGAGGCGAATACGTTAATCGAAAGTATTAGTTCGTTAAATCAAGAAATTGCGGGTGTTCATGGTACTAAAAACGAAGCCGATGCGAGCTCAGCTTACAATGAGCGTGATAAAGCAATACGTGATTTATCTGAGCTGATTGATATAGAAACACTTGATGGCCCTAATGGTGAAAAACAAGTGTTTATGGGTACAGGTGAAGCGGTTGTTATGCAAAATGGGTCATTTAACTTATTTTCGATCAGTGGCGATCCTGATGCTAACTTTAAAGAGCTACGTTTAGATGTAAATGGCGGTAAGGCTGTGCCATTAGATATAGACCCTACTAAACTCAAAGGTAAAATTGGCGGTTTATTGGCATTTAGAGACGATATTTTGGTGCCTGCACAAAATCAAATAGGCCAGATGGGTATTGCGCTTGCTGATTCGTTTAATCAGCAAAACCGTCTAGGTATGGATGCAAACGGTGAGCTCGGAGGGGATATTTTTGATATCCCAACGGTCAGTGCTTTTGTTTATCAAGCAAACACCGGAACAGCTAATATGTCAGCAACCGTTGAGGCAGGTAAAGGCAGTGAACTGCCAGCCAGTGACTTTGTGATTACATATACAGGTAATCCTAACGAAGTAAGTATTCAGCCAATTGATAATAAAGGTGAACCTTTAGGCACAGCCTCTTTAGCAACTATCCCACCCAGTGGCATTATCGATTCAGCAGCTATCACCAGCGGGGAGTCGTTTGGTTTAAAGCTAAACGTAACCGGAGCCGGTAATGCCGGTGACCAATTTCAGGTAAAACTTAATAGTGGCGCGGCTGGCAATATATCGCTGACAACAGGTCGAGGTGAGGACATTGCATTGGCCTCCCCAATTAGAACATCAGACGGCCTTGATAATACAGGTACAGGGACTATTTCACCGGGTAATGTTACCGATGTAACCACTGGCAGCTTTAGTAATCCTTTGGGTTTAGCAAATGGCCCTATTAGCATTGTTAAAACAGCTAATGCTAACGAATATCAACTTACTGATGGTAATGGCACAACTACGTTTACAGTTACACCGCCTGCTAACAATATACTCGCTCAAGCCGGGGCACCATACGATGGTTATGGTTTTGACTTTAATATTGAAGGCGTACCAGCAATGGGCGATACCTTTAATTTAGAATTTAATGAAGGCGGTTTTGATGATAACCGCAACGGCCAAAAACTTGCTGACTTACAAAATACTGATTTAGTACGTCAAAATGTAGTAGCGAGCGCATCAGCTGATAATCATAAAACATTGAATCAGGCCTATGCTGGATTAGTCACCGATGTTGGTGTGGTAACCAGTCAAGCAAAAACCAATGGTGCTGCATTTGATGCTTTAGCACAACAATCAGAAGCCTGGTACGAATCGTTGTCGGGCGTAAACTTAGATGAAGAGGCGGCTAATTTGCTGCGCTTCCAGCAATCTTATGCTGCTTCTGCACAAGTATTAACTGCAGCGAGAGCTATTTTTGACACCTTATTGAGTGCGGCGAGGTAATTATGCGTTTATCAAATAATTTAATGTATCAAAGTCAAATTAATAAAATTTTAGATAATCAACAGGGCGTTGCAGGCGCTTTAGAGCGAGCAAACACAGGTCAAAAGTATTTGAGTACCTCTGAAAACCCAGCTGCTATATCGCAAGGGATGTTGTACACCAATAAAATAGAAACCAATGAGCAGTTAACTAAAAATATAAAGCAGCTAAATGGTCGCTTATCAACCGAAGAAAGCATACTTAAAGGTATGAACGACACTATTTTAGAGGCGCAAATGCTAACCATACGAGCGGGCAATGGTTCGTTAGGTCAAAGTGATTTGGCTTCAGTTGCCAGTGAACTAAAAGAATTGCAAAAATCGCTGCTTAACTTAATGAATAGTCAATCAGAAGGGGGGAAATACCTATTCTCTGGTTATCAAGACGATATTCAAGC
It encodes the following:
- the flgJ gene encoding flagellar assembly peptidoglycan hydrolase FlgJ encodes the protein METNHLDKQNFFDLGNLDSLRRDALNSGDASTDASKAALKKAAAQFEAIFTQMLLKSMRKANEAFEDKESPFNASGVKFFEEMHDQQMASELSSNGSLGLADLIVQQLSPDGKNFMPGSVLRTTSDFFSDQRAGSTLPHQENQKVTEKVPLVDSTEKSEQNIASGTFENAEEFVSTVWEHAKTAAKKIGLNPAVMVAQAALETGWGKHIISKGDGNSSNNLFNIKSDKSWQGEKASKVTLEFEQGAAVKKQASFRAYDSIKDSVNDFVDFLTQNPRYQDALNNTAKPHKFLDSLQQAGYATDPNYADKIKRVLNSNELKNIATSVIRQGVE
- the flgK gene encoding flagellar hook-associated protein FlgK, with product MSFNLLNIANSGIRANSELLQTTSKNIANVNTEGYVRERTEFTTMIDNQVGRGQTYRLLNEFAQKQLNRDTSNKSFFDQFVSEASRVDQIFSEKSNSLSTSINSMFNNVQEALNQPSSTVARSLVMSDAQNLIDQMDRLAGIVSEQKAVVNEQLEIFSEEANTLIESISSLNQEIAGVHGTKNEADASSAYNERDKAIRDLSELIDIETLDGPNGEKQVFMGTGEAVVMQNGSFNLFSISGDPDANFKELRLDVNGGKAVPLDIDPTKLKGKIGGLLAFRDDILVPAQNQIGQMGIALADSFNQQNRLGMDANGELGGDIFDIPTVSAFVYQANTGTANMSATVEAGKGSELPASDFVITYTGNPNEVSIQPIDNKGEPLGTASLATIPPSGIIDSAAITSGESFGLKLNVTGAGNAGDQFQVKLNSGAAGNISLTTGRGEDIALASPIRTSDGLDNTGTGTISPGNVTDVTTGSFSNPLGLANGPISIVKTANANEYQLTDGNGTTTFTVTPPANNILAQAGAPYDGYGFDFNIEGVPAMGDTFNLEFNEGGFDDNRNGQKLADLQNTDLVRQNVVASASADNHKTLNQAYAGLVTDVGVVTSQAKTNGAAFDALAQQSEAWYESLSGVNLDEEAANLLRFQQSYAASAQVLTAARAIFDTLLSAAR